taaatattgaggtcagcgaaaccgaaagtacactttggcaggtggcgctaaaatgatgtaattttaagactggtttgcatattgttttaaacaataccgaTCAGCGATTttgatgttattggatcagtctaaaatcactcgtgcacatgtttttgtaaacatttgcctgcgggtacgattaaacggttaattgtttgccgattgtgacaggtaagataattaaagcctcgggcgtgtatctcttgataaacaagggaattatagacaaatatcaaaattatatttgaagactaaattattgatttcccGGGGTACCCGATACGGAGTTTCAAGGTAGTCCGGCaggcacgctctgaaaaaatttagtagcccgacagaattttctggtagccccgggctccggacatgggatttctgaaaccctgatacaatgtaatctgtcatatttatgacttgtaattgtgcaatactcgaatgtaacttattaagcataaatgtgcattttaagaattgcgcaggcttacaaagcttgggtaatatccagcgaaagacaaaaaatagttccacagggctccagataagatgcgtattagcgtaaattacatatagaaataatgcatgtctaataatttctaagagtataaaaacatatataaaattacagaaacgcacacaatgctttttagcacacctgtcacaaagtgacaaggtgagcttttgtgaacgcgcagcgtccgtctgtgcgtccgtccgtccgctgtctgtaaacttttgcttgtgaccactctagaggacacatttttcatgggatctttatgaaaattggtcagaatgttcaccttgatgatatctaggtcaagttcgaaactgggtcacatgcggtcaaaaactaggtcagtaggtctaaaaatagaaaaaccttgtgacctctctagaggccacatttttcataagatcttcatgaaagttggtctgaatgttcactttggtgatatctaggtcaagttcgaaactgggtcacatgccgtcaaaaactaggtcagtaggtcaaataaaaaaaatccttgtgacctctctggaggtcatatttttgatgggatctgcatgataatttgtcagaatgttcatcttgatgatatctaggtcaagttcgaaactgggtcatgtccggtccaaaactaggtcagtaggtcaaataatagaaaaaccttgtgacctctgtagaggccgtatttttcattggatctgcatgaaaattgatcagaatgttcatcttgatgatatctaggtcaagtttgaaaccgtgtaaactgtggtcaaaaactaggtcagtaggttaaataatagaaaatccttgtgacctctctagaggtcatattttttatgggatctgcatgaaaattggtcagaatgttcatcttgatgatatttaggaaACTGGGTGatgtccgatccaaaactaggtcagtaggtcaagtaatagaaaaaccttgtgaccactctagaggccatagttttcatgggatctgcataagagttggtctgattgttcatcttgatgatatctaagtaaagttcgaaactgggtcacgtgcggtcaaaaactgggtcagtaggtctaaaaatagaaaaaccttgtgacctctctagaggccacatttttcataagatcttcatgaaagttggtctgaatgttcactttggtgatatctaggtcaagttcgaaactgggtcacatgccgtcaaaaactaggtcagtaggtcaaataaaaaaaatccttgtgacctctctggaggtcatatttttgatgggatctgcatgataattggtcagaatgttcatcttgatgatatctaggtcaagttcgaaactgggtcacgtccggtccaaaactaggtcagtaggtcaaataatagaacaaccttgtgacctctgtagaggccgtatttttcattggatctgcatgaaaattgatcagaatgttcatcttgatgatatctaggtcaagtttgaaaccgtgtaaactgtggtcaaaaactaggtcagtaggtcaaataatagaaaatccttgtgacctctctagaggtcatattttttatgggatctgcatgaaaattggtcagaatgttcatcttgatgatatttaggtcgagttcgaaactgggtgacgtccgatccaaaactaggtcagtaggtcaaataatagaaaaaccttgtgaccactctagaggccatagttttcatgggatctgcataaaagttggtctgattgttcatcttgatgatatctaggtcaagttggaaactgggtcaactgcattccaaaactaggtcagtagatctaaaaatagaaaattcttgtgacctccctggaggtcatatttttcaagggatctgtatgaaaattggtcagaatgttcatcttgatgatatgtaggtcaagtttgaaactgggtcacgtgcggtcaaaaactaggtcagtaagtcaaataatagaaaaaccttgtgacctctgtagaggccatatttttcatgggatctgcatgaaaattggccagaatgttcatcttgataatatctaggccaagttgtAAACTGGGTcgcatgcggtcaaaaactaggtcagtaggtcagataatagaaaaaccttgtgaccactctagaggccatagttttcatgggatctgcatgaaagttggtcagaatgttcatcttgatgatatctaggtcaagtttgaaaccgggtcagctgcagtcaaaaactaggtcactaggtttcaacatagaaagaccttttgacctctctagaggccatatttttcaatggatcttcatgaaaattggtcagaatttttatcttgatgatatctaggtcaagttcagaagtaggtcacatgagctcaaaaactaggtcactatgtcaaataatagagaaaaaaaacgatgtcatactcagttcatgtgggggcaggtgagcgattcaggaccatcatggtcctcttgtttaaaaacaaaatctgaatcgtctggatgcgttaggtaacatagccgatcagccttaattctcccacattgaacgtaaacacgcatcgtatgatttctataaactttgcgtgggttgaattttgcagtcagtaaactgataaattatcggaagaagaagctcttactggtttgtttagttactactgatattaaaaatgattttaattcttatttttcgagaaataaacaaatagacgaaacattaaattgtattttcttgtagttattgaaatcgaaagtagatcgtctatgtttggctgctttcacgaaacgaaacaacttttttatgaaaagatttaaataagaggtaatttaactgtaaacttcaatgtcagatactgccaattgctgctaaatgtcttcgtatcatcacaatttgtaaaatatattgttgaaactggagaaaagtgtaatcgtatccggatataatattttgggtaaatatcgagctgtgttatgaaattttaagaaaaaaactaaaaacaaactgaaactggtagactatactgtcagtacataaatcattagccgactcaggccattcaggcctttgattagaGGTTTGGTCTGCTGCACTAATTTCTTACGTGCTGACTTTGGCCGCAGATCAGTTCTAGTATCCTTGAAAGGCTCTGAGGCCTGAAGTAGATTCTAAAGGCTTGCTCTCCTGCATATTAGCTCCAGGTTGTCATTTATctacaaaattacaaattaagtGATTGTAATTCTCATTGAATCTTAAAAGCAACTTAGTATCAGTCAGTAGACGGAAAGAATCCCACGATTATCAACCAATGTACTACAGATTAATCTCAAACAATTAAATATCAAAGTCAGAATGTTCTATGTCTTATCATCATAATGTAGATCACTACAAAACATTTGTAATGATATGTGCAacttcatttttgtataaatgtaaattAGAACGTGTTGAATTGAGGTGATAATTTGTACATCGAATAGTCATCTTCCCAGGATTTTAAATAAGAAAGTTCCAGACCATTGGACATGTCTGGCAAATTTACAGCTTTACAAGGTCCCGGAATGGGTGTCAGACACTAACACAAATTACCATACATTCCAAAATTGGTGAATGGTTTTCTTTGACCAGAATATGTAAAAACTGTTTTGACAGTTGTGAGTTGCTGTTTAGCATCCAGTCTGAAGCTAGTTTGTATAATACTTCATTTGGAAAAgctttttcatgaaacctgaaaaTGTCGGTCTGACAAATATTTTATTGGTCAGACAATAATTGTTTCTCTGACCAAAGGTCACGCAGTCTGTCCAGCAGTTTGTGAAGCCTGCCATCCTCATATCCCTTTACTCTCAACCTGTGGGCAGCTTAATGTAGCTGTTAGCAGTATTTAACATACCTTTCCATAGCTTTATGGGTAGATATTAATGGAACATATAGAGATagataaaagaaaagaaagtagTGCATATCTAAAATTagtctctttattttttaaattgccTTTTATTAAGTAAATTGTTTTTTAAGATGTCAGATTGGTTTATACtacattaattattattattccgCCTCCAAAGACGCGGCActatattgctttgcacctgtgGGTCGGTATGTCAGTCTGTCCTAGTTCTGTCAGGAGAGCAAAGGGTTTCTGCccaataaattgagaaccacctgacccagaaccATCAAACTTAGTAGcttgattgggcttatgaagtagatgacctgtattgttttttgggtcaaaggtcaaggtcattggggcttgaaccttgaaaacagttttctctcagtaacttgagaatcacttgatcaagaaccttcaaacttgatagtaTGATGGGGCTTAATGAAGTTAaaggcccctattgtttttggggtcagtatgagtcagaggtcaaggtcacaggggcccgaaccttgaaaacagtttctgctctatgacttgagaaccacttgacccagtatcttcaaacttgaaAGCATGATTGGGTTATGAAGTTGATGACGCCTAATGTTTTTGGGGGTTAGTAAGTCAACaatcaaggtcatagtgatcatgggactgaaaatgggacaaccaATTATGGGATGCAtaagtgttttacaaacagcttatGTTCATGTTGCCTTTTCAGGATTTTGAAGTACACTACTCAACACGCACATGATGATGCTTTGGTTGTTGGAGTCCCACAGTCAGAAAACCCATTTAAAGATCCTAAGGGATGCCTTATACTCTGATTATATGTTGTAAATGTAAGTACTTatgttatatttgatttttaccatGACTATAATTATGAAGTATAAACTAAAGCCATCCTACTTTCGTTGGGGTTTgtgtcacactttggttaaagttttgatgcactttcacttaaTCCCTGTTATATAACTGTTAACATGTACTTAacgaatttgattcaaacttaaactaatTATTCCTCATTTCCCACATCGTATGACATGAaggtcataactctcacaccaatattttatgaattatccctaccttttacttagaatttcaggttaaagcttTGTCTTGCTTTCACTCAATCTTGTTATTAGTTTACTAAATGGATCTCTGTTATTGCTAAATGGCTTTGATTCAGACTTTAAACAGTTGCTTCACACCCTCACCCACATCTCATATGATATGACACATCTAGCTTGCACCaatgaattatgctcctttttcacTTAGAACTTTaggttttaaattaaattttgatgcattttcacttttctCTTTGTCTGTTGTTATAGAAGGGAGAACTTATAGTTGTTCACATCATCTACCACAAGCTTTTGAAAGTTCTGAGGTGACTCCAATAAAACTTCATACAAATGCTTGCTTGATCACCATGAGGTGTAGATGtgcttgaaatatatttttctgtggTAGACAATGTAACCCAATTCTTCCCTCATATACTTGGAGCAAACAATTTCCTAAACTTTAACAGATTCCAATGTTCAAAACTTCATAAATATCATCACAATAAAGATATCACAGTGGTAATTATTATTCACCCAAACTGTTTAGACTTTAttgtcaatttttgaaaaaaatgtcaatatattaCCAACTGGACACATTTGTCCTCCTATAAGGCGGTATTTAAGGAGTTTTGGAGGGGGATGGGTATTATTCATATTAGTGATAGCTGTAGTGGAGTTCtgatgatatttcatttatttaggTTTACTGCAGACTGGCTTGATGACTTCCCAAGATAAAATCTTTAGAACCTAATAGAGAGGCTTTTACCCTAAACAGTGAGAAGCCTGTGTGTTAAAGTTTGCAACCCTAACCACGCACAGTAGCCCCTGTCTAATACAGACTGTCCTCGTCCTTCAACTTACGACTATTGACCTGGGAATTAGAACTAGTACCACCATTGATTAGCTCAGGTACTTAAtattctttctttataattttcaggTAAATTATGTCTTAGCAGTAGAAAATTTATTGTGGATCCAGGACCAGTGGATATATGTCAGCCTGTGTGTATTGAATCTCAGAATGTTATCTACGCAATATGATGGATAAGAGATAATTTCAAGAAAAATTTCTGCAAGCTTGTTATTGTGAAATTTAGTGCCAGTGTACATTTGTAATTGACGCCATTTTGTTTGGTAATGAATGACTATAAAAATATGTTAGTAGTACTTTCTCTTGATATTACTGTACCTTTGGCATCATGTCATACTaagaatttcagattttttttcatattcacaAAAAGAGAGAAATATTTTTAATCCtatattttaattacaaattCACAGTGAACATTCTTTGCTTAccaaattatgaaaattatgaaagaTCTGGACTAGTTTTCGCTAGAGGGGGTACAGGTTGAGGAGAGGGGGGTGGGGGTAAGGGTCCAGGGCCCTTGGGGGAAATGTTTATGgaattttaaacgaaaaaaaagtTACTTTCTGTTACAATTTTGTAGTAGTCAAAAGATAACGGGgataaaaagttgtttgacagcaagtaattatcttttaatCTGTTGCAACACGCGGAGTCAAATGTTTAACAATACTGCAGGGTGAATGATTTACCTCTCTTTACTTTCATATCAGATTGTCGGATGTTCAGCATTTTGTTTTCTACAGTTGAAGGAATTTTCAgtatgttatttatgtttttgcatTTATATCCTAAATTTTTTCATGTGCAATAcagaagatatatatatatagtttgaaTCAAAAtcgaattttgaaaaatatgaaaaaaaggttTGCTTGTGTTCATACAATACTGCTACTTTATTGTCTAAGTgcaatgtttaaacaaaaatattataagcAAACAAAGacttgttaaaacagatttttgttTTAACTGACAGGCTCACTGTTTGTGAAATCTTTAGTACTGTCTAGCTTACCTGAAAGATGCACAGAGATTAAAAGGGTTTTCGTATTTGAACAAAGTCATTTCacttttgagaatatttaaaGCAAATGAGGCTTctaagtttttaaaaagaaataagatttatggtatttaaaacagaatttgtttcTTTGATAACACAGATTCATAAAATACATAATCATTTATCATACATATTACATGCACATTGCTAGCTACTAGTATATTTTGTTTATGTCTGTTTTATAAAATT
This Mercenaria mercenaria strain notata chromosome 17, MADL_Memer_1, whole genome shotgun sequence DNA region includes the following protein-coding sequences:
- the LOC128550276 gene encoding guanine nucleotide-binding protein G(I)/G(S)/G(O) subunit gamma-7-like, translating into MSSQIQNLQKQLLQLRQEANVQRIPVSQAIEEILKYTTQHAHDDALVVGVPQSENPFKDPKGCLIL